In one window of Synergistes jonesii DNA:
- a CDS encoding type II toxin-antitoxin system RelE/ParE family toxin, with the protein MTNKYAVIWQQQFKKDFKAAKRQRKDHTLLLDVIEMLANDIPLPPRHDDHALA; encoded by the coding sequence ATGACTAATAAATACGCCGTCATCTGGCAGCAACAATTCAAAAAAGACTTTAAAGCCGCAAAACGCCAGAGAAAAGATCATACGCTTTTGCTCGACGTCATTGAAATGCTAGCCAACGACATACCGTTGCCGCCAAGACATGACGACCACGCCCTCGCG